A segment of the Opitutia bacterium genome:
GCGGGTGGGATTTCGCGTGCAAGATCGGCCCGAGCGAGAGTCAGGCTCAGCCGTGCGCCCTGGCCGAGGTGGCGGCGGGCATCGACACAGTCGCGCAAGGCGGCGCGACGCACGTCTACATCGAGTTGATTCCCGTGCCGGCGCGTCCGGTGCCGACGACCGACGTCGGCTGAGCGGCGGACGTCAGGCCTTTTTCACGAAGCACGCCTTGAGCGCGAGGGCGATGCCGTCGATCTTGCAATCGATCTCGTGGTCGCCGTCGACCAAGCGAATGTTCTTCGCCTTGGAACCGGCTTTGAGAACCTGCGCGCCGCCGAGTTTCAGGTCTTTGATCGTGATGATCGTGTCGCCCTCGACGAGCACGTTGCCATGGGCGTCCTTCACGACGCGGGCGGCTTCGGGCGCTTCCTCCTTCGGCCATTCGTGACCGCAGGTAGCGCATTCCCACTTGTCGGGATGCTCAAGGACGTCTTCGAGCGTGCAGGCAGGGCAGGTGGGTTTCGACATAAGCGGGCAAGCTGCCGGGCGCCCGCCGCGGTCCGCAAGGCTATTTCCGCTCAATGCTCGTCGACGCGCGCCATCTTTTCGTCGATGACCGGGGCGCCGACGCCGTTGATGACATGCGCGATGCCGCTGCCGCGCTGGCGATTCAGGCGCAGCGTGACGAGGTGGTGGAACTTCACGCCGGGCGCCGTGGGCGACTCGACGGCGTTGTCGAGGATCACTGGTGTTTCGTGGAACACCGCGTAGACGCCCACGCCCCACGCCTCGTGCGTGCGAACGTTGTCGGCGACCTTGTAGGACGCGAAGCCGCGTGTGGCGCCGTTCATCCACGCCGCTTGGCTCGGCGGATCATAGGGCAGCTCCGATTGATAGAGGTAGACGCGCCCGCCGTCGGCGTTCCACAGCGTCTGGTAGGCCTGCGTGTGTTCGACAAAGAGCCCGTAGGCGGTGACGTCACGCCCGTTGACGACGAGGCCGAAAGCGTTGCGGTTCATTTCCCAACCGGCGCCTGGGCCATGATCGGCACGCCAGAGCCAGAGGTTGTCGAGGAGCGTCTGCGCGCTGTTCACCTCGACGAAGCACCGCGTGCGTCCGGCAACGCTCGAACCGGCGCGCGCGAAGATGTCGTGGAGTGCGATCGGTCGCTCCGCGTGCGTGGCGGTGCTGCCGCGCGGGCCGACCTCCAGCAGGAGCGGTGACTCGTGTTCGCTCGCTTCGAGGATCAGGCCGCATGCCACGAGGCCGTCCACATCGGCGAGGCGCAGCGCGGGCTGGCCGGTCGCCGAGATGAGCGTCGGGAAACCAAGTCCGAACACGATGGTGTCCGGGCGTTGGACCTCAAGCGGCGCGGTGAGCAGGTAGTTGCCCGGCGTCAGCAGGAGATGTTTGCCGGCGGCGAGCGCGGCGTTGAGCGTCGCCGCGGTGTCGTCCTCGGGACGCGCGATGTAGAACTCGCTCAACGGAATCGCGCGACCAGGCGTTGGCCGGTCCGCGCTCCAAGTGGTGCCTTGCGAGTCGCGCGCGTAGTCCGGCACGAGCACGAAGAAGTCGCCGCGCGCATCGGTGAAGAGATACGGCTTCTCGCGGCTCACCGGCGTGCGATCGATCACGGTGTATGCCGGATCGGGCCAGCGGCCGTCGGGCGCGCGGTCGACGCCGACGAAGACCATGTTCCAACTCGAGCCGACCCATCGGCCCCAAGTGTCGTTGCGCGAGAGCCACTGTTGCTGCGTGCCGGAGTTCACGGTGCCGTCGATGCGACAGTCGGCCATGAAGCCGCCGCTGGCCCAGCCGCCGTCCCACAAATTCATATCGCCGCGCACGTGCATGCGGCGAAACGAGGTGCCTTGCGACACGGCCCAGACGTTCACGCGCCCTTCGACTTTGGGCGTGACGCTGAGGTTTTCCGCGACGCGCCAGAAATTGATCGTGGCGTTGTTGTTGCCGGTCCAAGTGGCCTTGGAGCGCACCGCGCCGGTGATGTGCACGTCGTCGGGCGAGCGGCCAAGTCCCGCGACGTGCATGTAGTAACCGACGCGAACATCGGCCTGATACTCGCCCGGGCGGAAGAGCAGAGCGAAGCGGCCGGGGCCGAATTCGCTGCGCTCCTGGCGCGCGTAGACGGCGTCGATACGCGCTTGGATGTCGCGATCGCCAGGGCTGAAGATCAGCACCGCAGGGCCGAAATCCGGCGCAGCGCCAGACGCGAGGGTGAACATGAGGGCAAGGCCGGGAAGGAGTCGCAACCGCAGCGATTTCATCGAGCGAGCGTCGAGCCTAGCTTCGCCGCATGGCGCCCGGCAATCGGCGAGCGTTTTCGGTGCACAGAAATTTGGAAAAGGTGCACGCGCGCGCAACGGTCAGCCGATGGCGCAAGTGGGGAGAAAGTCCCGGAGTCGCGTGACCGCCCGCCTATTCCGTCCGCAGCGCTTCCATCGGATCGATCCGCGCGGCACGGCGCGCGGGAATCCACAACGCCGCGAGCCCGACGAACGCGATCACGAGGGCGACAACAAGGTAGACGACAGGGTTGTTCGTCATGCCGGGTCCAAAGAGATCCTGCACGGGTCGGGTCAGGAAGAATCCGCCGAGGAGTCCGATGGCGAGACCGATGCCGATCTGTCGCCCGCCCTGAGCGAGCACGAGCTTGAGCACCTGGCCGACCGTGGCGCCGAGCGCCATGCGCACACCGAATTCGCGCGTGCGCCGGCTGACGGCGAGCGAGGTGACGCCGTAGACGCCGATGGCGCCGAGGAAGAGCGTGACGAGTGCGAAGATGCCCGCCATCACGCCGATGATGGTGAAGCCGCGCGCAGCTTGGGCCGTCACGGTCGTGAGCGTGCCGATGGAGTGAATCGGCTGGTTAGGATCGAGCGAAGCGATGGCCTTGCGGACGGGCGGGACGTATTGGAGCGGGTCGCCCTTGGTGCGGATGAAAATATCGAGCCAGCCCCAGCCCATCTGGTCCTGCACGAGGTAGAATCCCGCCTCGTCGATGCCGGGAGGCGCGAAGAGCCCCTGCATCTTCAAGTCGGGCACGATGCCAATGATCGTCAGCCATTCGCCGTCGGGCGTCTGGGCGCTCTGGAAGCGGCGTCCGAGCGCATCCTGACCCGGCCAGAATTTGCGCGCGAACGACTCGTTGACCACGGCGGCGCGGACCTTGAGCGAGTGCTCGCGCGAATCGAAGAGGCGGCCGCGTAGCGCGGACACGCCGATGAGTTTGAAGTAGTCGGAAGAGATGACCTCGAGCCACGCGGGCGGACGGTCGTTGGCGTGCGCGAAGACCATCCCTTCGGGGGCAACCGGTGTCGGCACGCCGCTGCCGATGATGTTGCGGCTGGTCACCGCGACGGCGTCGACGCCGGGTTCGTTTTGCAGGCGCTGCATGAGCTCGCGGAAGAATTGGGCGCGTTTCTCGACCGTCGGATAGACGGCGTCGTGAATTTCGACGCGGCCGGTGAGGAGGCGATCGGGGTCGTAGCGCAAGTTGGCTTGGCGGACGTCGAACACGGTCCAGCCGACCACGCACGCAGCAACGAGCAAGGCGGAGGAGAAGGCGATCTGCGCGGTGACGAGCCAGCGAGCGAGGCGGCCGAGGCCCATGCTCGATGCGGCCCGCGCGTCGTCTTTCAGCGCGGTGTTCACGTCGAGCCGCGAGGCTTGGAGAGCGGGCATGATGCCGGCGAAGAGGCCGGCGAGCGCCGTGAGCAGGATGGTCGCGCCGACGATCCGGTAATCGAGTCGGAAGTCGAACCAGTCGGGCATGTAGGGCCGATGCGCGAGGTGCGTGTTGAGCAGGTCGACGCCGAAGAGGGCGACGACGAAACCGCCGACGGCGCCCAGCGCGGCGAGCACGAGGGCCTCGCCGAGGAGTTGGCGCACGAGGCGGAAGCGGCTGGCGCCGACGGCGGCGCGAACGGCGAGCTCGCGCGTGCGCTGCGCGGCGCGGCCGAGGAGCATGTTGGCGACGTTCACGCAGGCGAGCGCGAGGATGAAGACGGTCATCGCGAGCAGCAGGACGAGAATGGGAATCGTGCCGCCGCCCGCGTAGGCGAAGGCGATCTTCTCGACCGCCATGCGATTGTAGCCGCTGTTGCTGTCGGGCCACTGCTTCTCGAGGATCGCGGCGATGCCGTCGAATTCGGCGCGCGCCTGGTCGAGCGAGACGCCGCGCTTCAATCGGCCGATCATCTCAGCGCGATCCACCGGCGTGGTGCGCGGATCGTTGGGACCGGCGCGCAGGTTCACCCACAGGCGCTCGGAGCCTGGAAAGGAGAAGTGCGGAGGCATGACACCGATGATCGTGCCTGCGACGCCGTTCACACTGAGCGGCTGGCCGAGGACCTTCGGGTCGGCGGCGAATTCCTCCTGCCAAAGCTTGTGCGACAGCACGATAAGCGTCGGCTGGCCGATCTGGTCCTCGGCGGCAGTGAACCAGCGGCCGAGCATCGGCTGCACGCCCATCAGCTCAGGGACGTTGTAGGTGACGAAACCGCCCGGATGGTGAGAGGGGATGCGTCCGGGCGCGCTGAGGTTGAGGCCGCCGGTCGTCGAACCGACAAGAACGTCGAACGACGTCTGGCGTTCGCGGAAGGCGAGAAAATCGCGGTAGGGCAGCGAATCCCAGCCGTCGCGTCCCTGGCTCGCGGGCGCCATGCGGCCAATGTGCATGATGCGCTGTGCGTCGGGCGCGGGAATGCCGCGCAGCAGGATGCCGTCGATGAGGCTGAATTGCGTGGCGACGAGACCGATGCCGAGGGCGAGCGAGACGGCGGCCGTGAGGTTGAAACCCGGCCGCAGCCGGATCTGGCGGAGCGCGAGTTTCAGGAATTGCATGGGGCGGGACCGGGAGTCGCCGGTCAGCGGGGCGTCACTTCGATACGATCACGCCGTCGGCGAGGCGGACGGTGCGCGAACCGTAAGAGGCGTTTTCCTCGGAGTGCGTGACTTGGATGATGGTCGTGCCTTCCTCGTTGAGCTTCTTGAAAAGCTTCATGATCTCGCGGCCCTGATCGCTGTGGAGATTGCCGGTCGGCTCGTCGGCGAGAATGAGCGACGGGCTGGCGATGAGCGCGCGGGCGACGCCCACGAGCTGCTGCTGGCCGCCGGAAAGCTGGTTCGGATAAAGGTCTTTCTTGCCGACGATGCCGAAGCGATCGAGCACGTCGCAGACGATGGACTCGCGTTCCTTCTTCGGCGTGTCGCGATAGGAGAGCGGGATCTCGAGATTTTCGTAGACCGTGAGGTCGTCGAGCAGGTGGTAGCTCTGGAAAACGAAGCCGATGTGCTTTTTCTGCAGTTCGAAGCGCTTCTTTTTGTCGAGCTTGTGGATCGGCTCTCCGCGCAGGGTGAATTCGCCATTCCAAGCGCTGTCGTGCAGGCCGAGGATGTGGAGCAGCGTGGACTTGCCGGAACCCGACGGCCCCATGATGGAGACGAACTCGCCCTCGTTGATTTCGAGGTTGATGTTGCGGAGGGCGTAGAACACGCCGCCTTTGAGCGGGTAGATTTTTTCGACAGAGCGAAGCGAGATCATGAAGGGGACAGTGGAGAAAAGACGGGGATCGGCCAAGCGCGCTCACGCAATCAACTCGGGCGGCGGCGGCCACGCCGGGCGCTGCTTAGACGGCCGCGAAGGCTTGGTGGCGTCGCGCGCGGGCGGAGTGATGCTCGGCGCAGTGCTCGGCGGAGGAGGGGCAGGAGCCGGCTCGGCGGGGGCAACATTGCCGGAGTCGTCGACAGGAGGCGTCGGTGCCGCGTCGGATTTCGCCGATTCGCTGGACTTGCCGGCTGACTTGGACGACTCGCCGCACTGCTCGTTCGCGGCGACGGCCGACGCACCGGTCAGCACTGCTGCGGCGAGGAGCGATGCGAGCGACGAAAGCAGCCGTTGGCGGAGCGTCATGAATGCAAGCGCGCGGATACGCGCCGTCGTCCTCTTTCGCACGCGATGTGCCACGGCTCGCTCGAATTTCGGGCGCTGATAGGCAGTGATTTGCGCAACGCGAACTCGGTCACGCTGCGCGGTGGCGCTCGGATTCGAAATCAGGCCGTCCCAAAGTCGGGACAAAATTCAAGGCACGAGGCGAACGGCGGCGTCGATACGATCACCCGCGCGTGCCCAGCGGTAAACCAGCGGTCCGCTGGCGCGCTTGAGCGATTTGAACAGCTCCTTGTCGGCGCGTTGCTGCAGCATGAGTTCCTCCACGCCGCCGGCGGAGCAATTGAAGATCTTGGCGTAGCCCTTGTAGACGCGCGGCTCGCCGAGAATCCGCGAGGCGTCGGCGGGCTGCGTCCACGCGCGGCGGTCGAGCACCAGAAAACTGTAGGGCAGCGAGCGGAGATCGATGCCGGCGCGCTGGCCGAATTTCACCCATTCGGAGTTGGCGAAGATCTCCGACGGCGGCGCGGCGAAGAAGTGGCACCAGTCGCGCTCGCGCTCCGCGGCGAGCAGACCGCAGGCGGCGGCGTGCGGGCACGGCGCGACCGCCTGAAAGCCGGTGGCGCGCGCGTGCTCGCGCCACTCGACGATCGCGCGGCCGACTTCGTGCGTGCCGGGCTCGACCCAGAGAACGGTTTGTGCGCGAGCGAGGAGGTTGCGGAGTTCGGCGCGGCCGTTGTCGTCGAGTTCGTTGAGGACGTGGCTGACGACGAGGACGTCGATGGCGCCTTCCTGGAGAAAACGGTAACTGGCGCGCTCGGCGGCGAGCCCGGGGAAAACCGTGTGCGCGCGACGCTCCGCAAATTCAACGGCGAGCGGCGAATGATCGTGCAGGACGAGGCGGCCGACGTTCGCGGCGCCGAGAAATTCCACGACGCGGCGGCCCGCGACGCCGCTGCCGCAACCCCAGTCGAACACCGTCGCGTTCGTCGGCGCGGTCCAGTTGCGCAGGCGCAACTCGCGGAGCACCGCGTCCCATTTCCAGCCGATGCGTTCAGCGTAGGTGAGGTCGTAGGCCTCGAGGTCGGTGACTGTGTGCCAATAGGGGCCTTCGGCGCGTGCGTTCGTGAGGAACGTCTCGCGCAAGCGATCAAGCACTTCCCAATCGAGCGAGGTCAGGTCCATCAGCGCAGGGCGAGATCGAGTCGTTCCGGGACGAAAAGGTGGTCGCCGTTGCGCGGCGACGGGACCGTGAAGTCGCGGGTCATATCGAGCGGCTGGGCGCGTCGGTGGCTCGTGCCCGAGTCGCGGACGAGATAGACGGCGCTCATCTTCGCGTAGGGCTGCGGTCCGCCCGCGCGCTCGATGGCGCGGGCGAAAGTTTCTCCAGGGGCGAGCTGGACGATGCCGGGGCGAACCACGCTGCCGATGACCACAATGGAAATGGTCTGCGGCGACGCGGGCGCCTCGTGCGTCCTCACACGCTCCGTTTCCTCGCGGCCTAGCCAGGCGAGGCAGGCAAAAACCGCGATGGCGCCGATCAAGGTAAGCTTTCTCATCGGCGCGAACCCGCGCAAGGGGCGTGGGGTTACTTCGTCACCGTCACCGGCACGCTGCTCTCGCCGGCGCTGCTCTTGAAGAAGAGCGAGCCGGTGCCGGGTTTGCCGCCCTGAACGGCGATCGTGACGCTGGTCTGGCCAGCGGGCACGATCACTTCGGGCATCACGATGCTCTCGGGCACGTCGGTCTGGACGTCGATGAGCATGCCACCCGCCGGAGCGGGCTGCGGAATGGTGAAGGTCATCGCCTGCTGCTCGCCGCCGCGGAGATTGAGCGCGCTGGGCGAAACGGTGAAGTTAATGGCGTCGACGCGGAAGGAGCCGACCGCCAGCGCGGTGCCGCCGCCCGCGAGGCGCAGCGTGTAGTTGCGGCCGGTTTCAACGGCGGGCACGAAGAAGCTGATCGAACTCGGCGACTCGAACACGGTGCGCGTCGGGCTGTTGTCGAAATAGACGACGTCGTTCGGCGTGAAGCCGGCGCCGAGCACGCTGACGCGGGCGCCGATGGGCGCGCGGCTGGCTTCGGGGCGGAGGACGTAGCGGCCGGCGATGTTCAGGTGTTGCAGCTCGGAGTGCATCTCGCTCGCGATGGCGCCGGCGGGGGCGTCCTTGCCGAGGTAGGCGACGATGAAGTAATACGACGCGTTGGTGCGGCCGGAGGGGAGTTGGTAGTCGAATTCCCAGATGTCGGCGGCGGCGCTCTTGGTCATCGGGTAGATGTGGCCGTCGATGACGATACGGGGCTTGATGCTGGCCTCGTCGACCGTGTAACTGGTCGGCTTGAAGTTCGCGGTGATCGTGTAGATCTGCGACGGGTTGGCCGGCACGTTGTCCGGCGTCATGTTGGTGATCGTCAGCGACTGGCAGCCGGCCAGGAAGGCGAGCGCGAAGAGCGCGCTGACGAGCGCCGTATTGCGGCGGAAACGGGAAGAGAAGGGTTGCATGGGAAAAGGTTGCGCCGGGCCTCGCAGGCCGTTGGCTGAACGGAAATTGACGCACTTCTAATGGCCGGGTTCCCCCTAGCGCAAGAAAAGTCTCGGAGCGGAGCCGCCGCGGCGCCCGGCGCGACCGCGTCGGCGCTCGGCGTCTACGTGCACGTGCCGTTTTGCGCGACGACGTGCGACTTCTGCGCGTTCTACCAAACCGTGCCGAAGGCCGATGCGGTGCCGCGCTACCTCGCGGCGATTCGCAACGAAGCGGCGCTGGTGGATCGGGGCGGGCGACGCGTGGATACGGCGTTCTGGGGCGGCGGCACGCCGGGATTGCTGCGCGCCGGCGAACTCGAACAACTCGGTCGCGCGATGGTGGATTTCTGCGGCGGTGCGCCGGGCGAGTGGAGCGTCGAGATGGCTCCGGCGACCGTCACGGCGGAACGGCTCAAGGTCCTGCGCGAACTCGGCGTCACCCGCATTTCGCTCGGCGTGCAGAGTTTCAACGAAGCGTTGCTCGATGCGCTCGGCCGCCAGCACAACCCGAAGCAAATTTACCGCGCCTACGACCTGATCCGCGCGGCCGGATTTCCGAGCGTGAATCTGGACCTGATGTTCGCGCTGCCGAATCAGGACGAAGCGCAGTGGCGCACGGATCTGGCCGAGGTCGTGCGGCTCGCGCCGGATCATCTGTCGACGTATTGCCTGACGTTCGAGGAAGACACGGCGTTGTGGGTGAAACTCTCGCAGGGCAAGGTGAAGCTGGATCCGGAGAAGGAGGCGGCGTTCTACCTGCGCACGTGGGAGTTTCTCGAGGGCGTCGGCTTCGCGCAATACGAGGTGTCGAACTTCGCACGTCCCGGCCACATCTGCCGGCACAATCTCAACACGTGGCGGATGAACGAGTGGATCGGCTTCGGCCCGTCGGGTGCGTCGCAATTCGCCGGTTGGCGGGCGAGCAACCCGCCGGACCTGACGCAGTGGCACGCGGACGTCGCCGCGGGACGGCGGGCGACGTCCGATCGCACGGCGCTGACGCCGGAGTTGCTCGCGGCGGACTGCGTGATCTTCGGCCTGCGCATGAACGCCGGCGTGTCGCTGCCGGAGTTGCGCGCGAAGTATCCGTCGGCGCCTTGGGAGAGCCTGCACGATTTTCTGCCGAAGCTGCTGCTCGAGGGATTGCTCACGCATTCGCCGGAGGGGCGCATCCAACTCACGCCGCGCGGGCGGTTGCTGGCCGATGCGGTCGGCGCGGAAGTGCTTGAAGCCTTCTCGACGGCCTCGAAAGCTCCCGGCCAATGACGCTGTTGCGCTTCGCCTTTCTCGCTCTCGCCGCACTCGCGCTGGCCGGTTGCCAGAGTGCCGCGCCGGAGAAGCCCAAGGACTACGAGCCGCTCGTCGCGCGCTTCTACCTCGAAGCGAAGCCGAACGAGGCGGGCGTGGCGGTGACTCTGCCTCAGAGCGGTGTCGCAATCGCGGTCGCCCCGAAGCCGGTGGTGGTTGAATACGACATCGCGAATGCCGAGGTGGCGCAGGTGGATCTGGGCCGCTGCCTGTTGGTGCAGCTGAATTCTGCGGCGTC
Coding sequences within it:
- a CDS encoding alkylphosphonate utilization protein translates to MSKPTCPACTLEDVLEHPDKWECATCGHEWPKEEAPEAARVVKDAHGNVLVEGDTIITIKDLKLGGAQVLKAGSKAKNIRLVDGDHEIDCKIDGIALALKACFVKKA
- a CDS encoding coagulation factor 5/8 type domain-containing protein, producing MFTLASGAAPDFGPAVLIFSPGDRDIQARIDAVYARQERSEFGPGRFALLFRPGEYQADVRVGYYMHVAGLGRSPDDVHITGAVRSKATWTGNNNATINFWRVAENLSVTPKVEGRVNVWAVSQGTSFRRMHVRGDMNLWDGGWASGGFMADCRIDGTVNSGTQQQWLSRNDTWGRWVGSSWNMVFVGVDRAPDGRWPDPAYTVIDRTPVSREKPYLFTDARGDFFVLVPDYARDSQGTTWSADRPTPGRAIPLSEFYIARPEDDTAATLNAALAAGKHLLLTPGNYLLTAPLEVQRPDTIVFGLGFPTLISATGQPALRLADVDGLVACGLILEASEHESPLLLEVGPRGSTATHAERPIALHDIFARAGSSVAGRTRCFVEVNSAQTLLDNLWLWRADHGPGAGWEMNRNAFGLVVNGRDVTAYGLFVEHTQAYQTLWNADGGRVYLYQSELPYDPPSQAAWMNGATRGFASYKVADNVRTHEAWGVGVYAVFHETPVILDNAVESPTAPGVKFHHLVTLRLNRQRGSGIAHVINGVGAPVIDEKMARVDEH
- a CDS encoding ABC transporter permease translates to MQFLKLALRQIRLRPGFNLTAAVSLALGIGLVATQFSLIDGILLRGIPAPDAQRIMHIGRMAPASQGRDGWDSLPYRDFLAFRERQTSFDVLVGSTTGGLNLSAPGRIPSHHPGGFVTYNVPELMGVQPMLGRWFTAAEDQIGQPTLIVLSHKLWQEEFAADPKVLGQPLSVNGVAGTIIGVMPPHFSFPGSERLWVNLRAGPNDPRTTPVDRAEMIGRLKRGVSLDQARAEFDGIAAILEKQWPDSNSGYNRMAVEKIAFAYAGGGTIPILVLLLAMTVFILALACVNVANMLLGRAAQRTRELAVRAAVGASRFRLVRQLLGEALVLAALGAVGGFVVALFGVDLLNTHLAHRPYMPDWFDFRLDYRIVGATILLTALAGLFAGIMPALQASRLDVNTALKDDARAASSMGLGRLARWLVTAQIAFSSALLVAACVVGWTVFDVRQANLRYDPDRLLTGRVEIHDAVYPTVEKRAQFFRELMQRLQNEPGVDAVAVTSRNIIGSGVPTPVAPEGMVFAHANDRPPAWLEVISSDYFKLIGVSALRGRLFDSREHSLKVRAAVVNESFARKFWPGQDALGRRFQSAQTPDGEWLTIIGIVPDLKMQGLFAPPGIDEAGFYLVQDQMGWGWLDIFIRTKGDPLQYVPPVRKAIASLDPNQPIHSIGTLTTVTAQAARGFTIIGVMAGIFALVTLFLGAIGVYGVTSLAVSRRTREFGVRMALGATVGQVLKLVLAQGGRQIGIGLAIGLLGGFFLTRPVQDLFGPGMTNNPVVYLVVALVIAFVGLAALWIPARRAARIDPMEALRTE
- a CDS encoding ABC transporter ATP-binding protein, producing the protein MISLRSVEKIYPLKGGVFYALRNINLEINEGEFVSIMGPSGSGKSTLLHILGLHDSAWNGEFTLRGEPIHKLDKKKRFELQKKHIGFVFQSYHLLDDLTVYENLEIPLSYRDTPKKERESIVCDVLDRFGIVGKKDLYPNQLSGGQQQLVGVARALIASPSLILADEPTGNLHSDQGREIMKLFKKLNEEGTTIIQVTHSEENASYGSRTVRLADGVIVSK
- a CDS encoding SLBB domain-containing protein, producing MRKLTLIGAIAVFACLAWLGREETERVRTHEAPASPQTISIVVIGSVVRPGIVQLAPGETFARAIERAGGPQPYAKMSAVYLVRDSGTSHRRAQPLDMTRDFTVPSPRNGDHLFVPERLDLALR
- a CDS encoding cell surface protein, giving the protein MQPFSSRFRRNTALVSALFALAFLAGCQSLTITNMTPDNVPANPSQIYTITANFKPTSYTVDEASIKPRIVIDGHIYPMTKSAAADIWEFDYQLPSGRTNASYYFIVAYLGKDAPAGAIASEMHSELQHLNIAGRYVLRPEASRAPIGARVSVLGAGFTPNDVVYFDNSPTRTVFESPSSISFFVPAVETGRNYTLRLAGGGTALAVGSFRVDAINFTVSPSALNLRGGEQQAMTFTIPQPAPAGGMLIDVQTDVPESIVMPEVIVPAGQTSVTIAVQGGKPGTGSLFFKSSAGESSVPVTVTK
- the hemW gene encoding radical SAM family heme chaperone HemW translates to MAGFPLAQEKSRSGAAAAPGATASALGVYVHVPFCATTCDFCAFYQTVPKADAVPRYLAAIRNEAALVDRGGRRVDTAFWGGGTPGLLRAGELEQLGRAMVDFCGGAPGEWSVEMAPATVTAERLKVLRELGVTRISLGVQSFNEALLDALGRQHNPKQIYRAYDLIRAAGFPSVNLDLMFALPNQDEAQWRTDLAEVVRLAPDHLSTYCLTFEEDTALWVKLSQGKVKLDPEKEAAFYLRTWEFLEGVGFAQYEVSNFARPGHICRHNLNTWRMNEWIGFGPSGASQFAGWRASNPPDLTQWHADVAAGRRATSDRTALTPELLAADCVIFGLRMNAGVSLPELRAKYPSAPWESLHDFLPKLLLEGLLTHSPEGRIQLTPRGRLLADAVGAEVLEAFSTASKAPGQ